The Pseudanabaena sp. BC1403 genome includes a region encoding these proteins:
- a CDS encoding potassium-transporting ATPase subunit F, producing the protein MKNPLSHHLTIADFTDLWQFATKKKYPKYLFLTLCLNLIVAPAVYAANADSFTRFQAYALGLLGIVTLSFSIYLFVVMFQPEKF; encoded by the coding sequence ATGAAAAACCCTCTTTCTCATCATCTTACGATCGCTGATTTCACCGATCTATGGCAATTTGCAACTAAAAAGAAATATCCAAAATATCTATTTCTCACACTCTGCCTGAATCTCATCGTTGCCCCTGCTGTCTATGCCGCTAATGCTGATAGTTTTACCCGCTTTCAAGCCTACGCCTTAGGATTATTGGGAATCGTTACTTTGAGCTTCTCTATTTATCTATTTGTTGTCATGTTTCAGCCTGAGAAATTTTAA
- the kdpC gene encoding K(+)-transporting ATPase subunit C: MNEIIKAIRITFVLWVLVAVIYPAGILAIAQLPFLSNQANGSLIRNAQGQVVGSALIGQPFTSDKYFNSRPSTSSYSTADPKKDDAGILKTGVSGASNLAPSNPDLLKRIKTDISKLQQSGISATADLVYTSGSSLDPHITPESAKAQVARIAQVRKVEPSQLEKLIDQNCDRRFLGVFGEDGVNVLKLNLAIDAISKA, encoded by the coding sequence ATGAACGAAATTATTAAAGCTATTCGCATCACCTTTGTCCTTTGGGTGCTAGTTGCCGTGATTTATCCTGCGGGAATATTAGCGATCGCGCAATTACCGTTTCTCTCAAATCAAGCCAATGGAAGTTTGATCCGTAATGCTCAAGGACAAGTAGTCGGTTCGGCGCTGATCGGACAACCATTTACCAGCGACAAGTATTTCAACAGCCGCCCCAGTACCTCTAGCTACAGTACCGCCGATCCCAAGAAAGATGATGCTGGTATCCTCAAGACAGGCGTTTCAGGTGCAAGCAATCTCGCGCCAAGCAATCCTGACTTGTTAAAGAGAATTAAAACGGATATATCGAAACTCCAACAATCAGGAATCTCGGCAACTGCTGATTTGGTCTATACTTCTGGCTCTAGTCTTGATCCCCATATCACGCCTGAATCAGCGAAGGCGCAAGTTGCCAGAATTGCTCAAGTCCGTAAAGTTGAACCTAGCCAACTTGAAAAGCTAATCGATCAAAATTGCGATCGCCGCTTTCTCGGTGTCTTTGGTGAGGATGGCGTGAATGTCTTGAAATTAAATTTGGCGATCGATGCGATATCAAAGGCTTAG
- a CDS encoding universal stress protein — MIKTHRRGKHKIFIGMSPGVGKTYRMLEEGHRLRSEGIDVVIGLLETHNRTETEEKAIGLELIPRQQIKWESVTLTEMDTDAIVKRQPQLALVDELAHTNVPNAEREKRYQDVEILLEAGIDVYSTVNIQHIESLNDTVAKITGVIVRERIPDRILENADEVVVVDVTPETLQERLRDGKIYAPEKIDQSLNNFFQRRHLIALRELALREIADNIEDDFESHDQSGSATTIICNIHERVLVCVSTYPNSLQLLRRGARIAGYMHAQLYVLFVNDPDRFLTKAESLHIETCERLCKEFAGTFIRVRNSQPLDAIVDTAKNYRITQIVMGESQKSRWQILFKGSLTQRILRVLKNVDIHIISTSKTGDGGI; from the coding sequence ATGATTAAGACCCACCGTCGAGGTAAGCATAAAATATTTATCGGTATGAGTCCAGGGGTTGGTAAAACCTATCGGATGCTGGAAGAAGGACATCGACTGCGTTCTGAAGGAATTGATGTGGTAATTGGCTTACTGGAAACTCATAATCGGACTGAGACTGAGGAAAAAGCAATCGGCTTAGAACTTATCCCACGCCAACAGATTAAGTGGGAATCAGTAACGCTCACGGAAATGGATACTGATGCGATCGTTAAGCGACAGCCTCAATTAGCTCTAGTAGACGAATTAGCTCATACCAACGTCCCTAATGCAGAACGCGAAAAACGCTATCAAGATGTGGAGATCTTGCTCGAAGCTGGAATTGATGTCTATTCAACGGTAAATATTCAACATATTGAGAGCCTTAATGATACCGTAGCAAAAATTACGGGAGTGATTGTGCGTGAACGCATTCCCGATCGCATTTTAGAAAATGCTGATGAAGTGGTAGTTGTTGACGTTACTCCTGAAACTCTTCAGGAACGTCTACGAGATGGCAAAATCTACGCTCCTGAAAAAATTGATCAATCGCTAAATAACTTCTTTCAGCGTCGCCATTTGATTGCTTTACGAGAGTTGGCTCTGCGCGAAATCGCTGACAATATCGAAGATGATTTTGAATCTCATGATCAGTCAGGTTCCGCAACAACTATTATCTGTAATATTCATGAACGGGTTTTAGTCTGCGTTTCCACCTATCCCAATTCACTCCAATTATTGCGAAGAGGAGCAAGAATCGCGGGATATATGCACGCCCAACTCTATGTTTTATTTGTGAATGATCCTGATCGCTTTTTAACCAAAGCCGAAAGTCTACATATTGAGACCTGTGAACGCCTCTGTAAAGAGTTTGCAGGTACTTTTATTCGAGTGCGAAATAGTCAGCCTTTAGATGCGATCGTGGATACGGCAAAAAATTATCGAATTACGCAAATTGTGATGGGTGAAAGCCAGAAGTCACGCTGGCAAATCCTGTTTAAGGGATCGCTCACGCAAAGGATTTTACGAGTACTCAAAAATGTGGATATTCATATCATCTCCACTAGTAAAACTGGAGATGGTGGTATATAG
- a CDS encoding flavin reductase family protein, which yields MHIDPNSTSPQDNYKLLTNLVVPRPIAWVTSQNSEGVINLAPFSFFNAIGSDPLYLIISIGNKDDGSMKDTAANIITSGEFVVNLVTEDLLSAMNISAANFPSDESELTAVGLHAAASKRIKVPRVEEAKASLECVLHSQQPLGIYTLIIGQVVMFHVDDALLGNHLHINGFAPIGRMGSPAYYCRTSDRFEVPRIPYENLL from the coding sequence ATGCATATTGATCCCAACTCAACATCACCACAAGACAACTACAAACTGTTAACAAATCTGGTCGTACCGCGACCGATCGCATGGGTAACTTCGCAAAATTCTGAAGGAGTGATCAATCTTGCTCCCTTCAGTTTTTTTAATGCGATCGGGAGTGACCCTCTATACCTAATCATCAGCATTGGTAATAAAGACGATGGCAGCATGAAGGATACAGCCGCAAACATCATTACTAGCGGCGAGTTTGTGGTTAATTTGGTGACAGAAGATCTTTTATCTGCCATGAATATTTCTGCGGCAAACTTTCCCTCAGATGAGAGTGAACTCACAGCAGTTGGTTTACATGCAGCAGCATCAAAACGGATTAAGGTTCCGCGAGTAGAAGAAGCAAAAGCCAGCCTAGAATGTGTACTGCATAGCCAACAGCCTTTGGGAATATACACACTGATCATCGGACAAGTGGTCATGTTTCATGTGGATGATGCACTGCTTGGCAATCACCTCCATATTAATGGATTTGCTCCTATCGGTCGAATGGGTTCACCAGCTTACTATTGTCGAACTAGCGATCGCTTTGAAGTTCCGCGTATTCCCTATGAGAATCTGCTTTAA
- a CDS encoding aldo/keto reductase — protein sequence MKTRKLGNQGLEVSELGLGCMGMSEFYGSGDEQEAIATIHHALDLGVNFLDTADMYGPFTNEKLVGRAIKDRRDRVILATKFGNVRSADGGWLGISGKPEYVQQACDASLQRLGVDVIDLYYQHRVDVTVPIEETVGAMAELVKQGKVRYLGLSEAAPATIRRAQTVHPISALQTEYSLWSRDPEDEILPTLQELGIGFVPYSPLGRGFLTGAISTPDDFAADDFRRRSPRFQGENFTKNLQLVEQVKAIASEKGVTAGQLALAWLLAQGDYIVPIPGTKRRTYLEENIGAATVTLTPEDLSRIDAVAPQGIAAGDRYPAQNMSALNR from the coding sequence ATGAAAACAAGAAAACTGGGTAATCAAGGACTAGAAGTTTCAGAACTGGGACTTGGCTGTATGGGAATGTCCGAGTTTTATGGCAGTGGTGATGAACAAGAAGCGATCGCGACAATTCATCATGCCCTAGACCTTGGTGTGAACTTCCTCGATACCGCTGATATGTACGGGCCATTCACCAACGAGAAACTAGTCGGTAGAGCGATTAAAGATCGCCGCGATCGCGTCATCCTCGCCACCAAATTTGGCAATGTTCGCAGTGCTGATGGTGGATGGCTAGGCATTAGCGGCAAGCCAGAATATGTTCAACAGGCTTGTGATGCCTCATTACAGCGTTTAGGAGTAGATGTAATTGACCTCTATTATCAACATCGTGTTGATGTAACAGTACCAATTGAAGAGACTGTAGGCGCAATGGCAGAACTGGTCAAACAAGGTAAAGTCAGATATCTAGGCTTATCCGAAGCCGCCCCCGCCACGATCCGACGTGCTCAGACCGTACATCCTATTTCCGCCCTGCAAACTGAATATTCACTTTGGAGCCGTGACCCAGAGGATGAAATCTTGCCCACTTTGCAAGAATTAGGAATTGGCTTTGTGCCCTATAGTCCATTAGGCCGAGGTTTTCTGACAGGAGCAATTTCCACCCCCGATGACTTCGCCGCCGATGACTTTCGCCGCCGATCTCCACGCTTTCAAGGTGAGAACTTCACTAAAAATCTGCAATTAGTCGAGCAAGTAAAGGCGATCGCATCTGAAAAAGGTGTTACTGCTGGACAACTAGCCTTAGCATGGCTACTTGCCCAAGGCGACTATATCGTGCCGATTCCTGGGACAAAACGCCGTACTTATTTGGAAGAAAACATTGGTGCTGCGACCGTAACTCTAACCCCTGAAGATCTCAGCCGTATTGATGCTGTCGCACCTCAGGGCATTGCCGCAGGCGATCGCTATCCCGCCCAAAATATGAGTGCCCTCAATCGTTAA
- a CDS encoding MerR family transcriptional regulator, whose translation MERTFTIQEASLMTGVSAHTLRYYERMNLLDSINRDDSGYRRFTNYDLDCVRFLTKLRTTKMPIRQMQQFAELRRQGLSSAHQRRLLLEEHYNAVLASQQELNHSLEIISKKIAYYKELEEKEITNEEDSYHLPTYIAMVQAGKINHSVHISLKAETAAQELIDQLDPAIL comes from the coding sequence ATGGAAAGGACATTCACAATTCAAGAAGCCTCACTGATGACTGGTGTAAGTGCACATACATTGCGCTATTACGAACGCATGAATCTTCTTGATTCAATCAATCGAGATGATAGTGGGTATCGTAGATTTACAAACTATGATCTGGATTGTGTCAGGTTTCTAACTAAATTACGAACTACGAAAATGCCAATCCGTCAAATGCAGCAGTTTGCAGAGCTTCGCCGACAAGGACTTTCTTCAGCACATCAAAGACGATTGCTATTGGAAGAGCATTACAATGCAGTTCTTGCCAGCCAGCAAGAGCTTAATCATAGCCTTGAAATTATCAGTAAAAAAATTGCTTACTATAAGGAATTGGAGGAGAAAGAAATTACCAATGAGGAAGACTCGTATCATCTTCCTACTTATATCGCAATGGTTCAAGCAGGAAAAATCAATCATTCAGTTCACATCTCTCTCAAAGCCGAAACTGCTGCTCAAGAATTGATTGATCAACTCGATCCAGCAATTCTATAA